The DNA segment GAAACGAGCAGCCGCAACTCGGAAGTCATCCACGCGGGGATTTACTATGCGCCCGGCTCGCTCAAGGCCGGCTGCTGCGTGCGCGGACGGCGGCTGCTGTATAAATACTGCGAAGAGCACGCGATCCCCTGCAGCAGGACCGGAAAGCTGATCGTGGCTTTTGAAGAGGCGGAACTGGCGGGCCTGGCCGGATACGAAGCACTGGGCCGGGCAAACGGCGTTGATGATTTGCAGCGGCTCGACCCGGAGCAGATCCATAGCCTGGAGCCGGAAGTCCACGGCCTGGCCGGCCTGCTCTCGCCGTCAACCGGCATTTTCAGCGCGGATCTTTTTATGGACTCGCTGTTAAAAACCGCGGAAACCAACGAGGCTATTTTTCTTCCACGCTCAGCCGTGACAGGCCTTAAGAAAACGCCGGACGGGTTCATAGTGACGGCCGACAATCAGGATCCGTTCGAAACGCGGGTTTTCATCAACTGCGCCGGCCACGGCGCGCCCGCCGTGGCCCGGCTCGCGGGCATAGACCCTGATGCCTCCGGTTACCGCCAGCGCATGATAAAAGGCGAATATTTCCGCGTGCGCGGCGGAATCAAGATATCGCGGCTTTTATACCCCATGCCTAACGAACTGAGCCTTGGCATGCACCTTACGCCCGATCTGGAGGGCGGCGTGCGGATAGGCCCCAGCGCGTTTGAGGTGCCGGTGATAGATTACAGAGTGAACGAACTCAACCGGAGCGCTTTTTTCGATGGAGCGCGCAGATTCCTGCCCGGAGTAACGCACGACAGCCTTGTGCCGGACACCGCCGG comes from the Elusimicrobiaceae bacterium genome and includes:
- a CDS encoding NAD(P)/FAD-dependent oxidoreductase, producing the protein ETSSRNSEVIHAGIYYAPGSLKAGCCVRGRRLLYKYCEEHAIPCSRTGKLIVAFEEAELAGLAGYEALGRANGVDDLQRLDPEQIHSLEPEVHGLAGLLSPSTGIFSADLFMDSLLKTAETNEAIFLPRSAVTGLKKTPDGFIVTADNQDPFETRVFINCAGHGAPAVARLAGIDPDASGYRQRMIKGEYFRVRGGIKISRLLYPMPNELSLGMHLTPDLEGGVRIGPSAFEVPVIDYRVNELNRSAFFDGARRFLPGVTHDSLVPDTAGIRPRLACYPGTAPDFIIRREADKGLPDMINLIGIDSPGLTSSLAIAEHIQRLVNEILKPAIAQEAE